The sequence below is a genomic window from Candidatus Eisenbacteria bacterium.
AGCACCAGCGCCCAAGGCTCCTGCGTCGCCTTCAGGGCGGCGCGCAACCCCTCGACCGGGCCTCGCCCCGGACGTTCGGAAGTCACGAATGAGCTGCACAAGGATCGATAGGGCCCGGCATCGGGAGCGACGACCGCCGGCTCGAGACCGGCGTCGCGCAGCGCGTCGAGCGCCCGCTGCAGCATTGGCCTTCCCTCGTAGTTCGCGAGGGCTTTATCGCGGCCGAATCGGCGGGACTCCCCCCCCGCCAGGACGAAGCCAGCGACCGGAGGAGTTCTTCCAAAGGCCGCTCCGTTCCGTCCGTTCGCGCCGTAGACCATGGCGGGATGATACCGTGACGCTCGCCCCCGAGCCGAGGAGATGCGGAGGCGCGGATCGGCTCGAAACGCCGCCTCCTGCCACGTAGGATCGGGCCCATGGATGGACTCCGAGATGCCTGAGGACCGCTTCAGACCCCAGGATCGCGACCCGGCAGCCGAGGCGATCCCGGATCTGCTCGAGAGAGCCCTTTCTCGAGATCTTCCAGGGGAAGCGGCCCACCGGAAGGCGATCCCCGCCGGCTACACGCGGGGATCGATCGCCAAGGGAGCCGCGTCGAGCGAGGCATCTGTGCTCCTCGCCCTGCATCCCGGAGATGCGCCCGGGCAGATCTTCTTCCCGCTGATACTCCGACCCGCGCAGATGCTCCTCCATGCAGGACAGGTCTCCCTGCCAGGAGGCGCCCGAAACGCCGGCGAGACCCCGATCGAGTGCGCCCTGCGGGAGGCATGGGAGGAAGTCGGCCTCCGGCCCGAGACGGTGCGCGTCCTGGGGAGACTCACTCCCATCACGATC
It includes:
- a CDS encoding CoA pyrophosphatase encodes the protein MRRRGSARNAASCHVGSGPWMDSEMPEDRFRPQDRDPAAEAIPDLLERALSRDLPGEAAHRKAIPAGYTRGSIAKGAASSEASVLLALHPGDAPGQIFFPLILRPAQMLLHAGQVSLPGGARNAGETPIECALREAWEEVGLRPETVRVLGRLTPITIPVSSYRVEIVVGWTPVRPAYSLHEREVLKIVLGDPARLVEEGPSDWVETSGPGGTWRHPAYLVEGEKVWGATALIVAEFLEVWRGLRGSR
- a CDS encoding molybdenum cofactor guanylyltransferase — protein: MVYGANGRNGAAFGRTPPVAGFVLAGGESRRFGRDKALANYEGRPMLQRALDALRDAGLEPAVVAPDAGPYRSLCSSFVTSERPGRGPVEGLRAALKATQEPWALVL